In a single window of the Pseudomonas sp. B21-015 genome:
- a CDS encoding transporter substrate-binding domain-containing protein has product MNIKWLTLPALALLCCSTGASAKEWKELRFGVNPSYPPFESTTADGGVQGFGVDLGNAICAELKLKCVWVSNDFDGLIPALKAGKFDAIESSMTVTDARKKQIDFTDRLYAGPTAIVTRKDSSLLPTAESLRGKTIGYMQGTIQETYAKAKLGPGGVKLRAYQNQDQVYADLVFGRLDASIQDKLQAQMSFLTSPQGADFQNSEGISDPLVPSEIAIGIRKDNEELKGMLNAAIKALHEKGIYAQIQQKHFGDLDLYNN; this is encoded by the coding sequence ATGAACATCAAATGGCTGACCTTACCGGCATTGGCTTTGCTGTGCTGCTCCACCGGAGCCAGCGCCAAAGAGTGGAAAGAGCTGCGATTCGGCGTCAACCCCAGTTACCCGCCGTTTGAATCCACCACCGCCGATGGCGGCGTGCAGGGGTTTGGCGTGGACCTGGGCAATGCGATTTGTGCCGAGCTGAAGTTGAAGTGCGTGTGGGTCAGCAATGACTTCGACGGGCTGATCCCGGCCCTGAAGGCGGGCAAGTTCGACGCCATCGAATCCTCGATGACCGTCACCGACGCGCGCAAAAAACAGATCGACTTCACCGATCGCCTGTATGCCGGGCCGACCGCCATCGTCACCCGCAAGGATTCCAGCTTGTTGCCCACTGCCGAATCGCTGCGGGGCAAGACCATCGGTTACATGCAGGGCACGATTCAGGAAACCTATGCCAAGGCCAAACTGGGGCCGGGCGGGGTGAAACTGCGCGCTTATCAGAATCAGGATCAGGTCTACGCCGACCTGGTTTTCGGGCGCCTCGATGCGTCGATCCAGGACAAGCTGCAGGCGCAGATGAGCTTTCTGACGTCGCCGCAAGGGGCGGACTTCCAGAACAGTGAAGGCATCAGCGACCCATTGGTGCCGTCGGAAATCGCCATCGGCATCCGCAAGGACAACGAAGAGCTCAAAGGCATGCTCAATGCCGCCATCAAGGCCCTGCATGAAAAGGGCATCTACGCACAGATCCAGCAGAAGCACTTCGGCGATCTGGACCTCTACAACAACTGA
- a CDS encoding Lrp/AsnC family transcriptional regulator, with translation MADIRDLSIVLDRIDQAIIEVLRHEGRITYQKLSERVHLTPRPCLERVRKLEQLGVIRGYGAILDEKKLTPGLSLLVLVALSNQSGRAAQKAFEAKVRGCPQVLECRLISGAFDYSLRMRCRDMEHYRVLTEVWFDDPELHIDKLVSHPELAMVKTSME, from the coding sequence ATGGCGGATATCCGCGATCTGTCGATCGTGCTTGATCGTATCGATCAGGCAATTATCGAAGTGCTGCGCCACGAAGGGCGCATCACTTATCAAAAGCTTTCCGAGCGCGTACACCTGACGCCCAGGCCGTGCCTGGAACGGGTGCGCAAGCTCGAACAGCTCGGGGTTATCCGTGGCTACGGGGCCATTCTCGATGAAAAAAAACTGACCCCAGGCCTGTCTTTGCTGGTGTTGGTTGCGCTGTCGAATCAAAGCGGGCGGGCGGCGCAAAAGGCTTTTGAGGCCAAGGTTCGTGGTTGTCCGCAGGTGCTGGAATGCCGCTTGATCAGCGGCGCGTTCGACTACAGTTTGCGCATGCGATGCCGGGACATGGAACATTATCGGGTGCTGACCGAAGTCTGGTTCGACGACCCGGAGTTGCACATCGACAAACTGGTCAGCCATCCGGAGCTGGCGATGGTCAAGACCTCGATGGAGTAA
- a CDS encoding ABC transporter permease, whose amino-acid sequence MIELIAEYWKPFLFSDGYNLTGLAMTLWLLVASIVMGFFLSLPLAIMRTSRWGLLRWPVQLFTYVFRGTPLYIQLLICYSGIYGIAVVRSQPLLEAFFRDAMNCTLLAFTLNTCAYTVEIFAGAIRSIPYGEIEAAHAYGMSGWRLYLRLILPSALRRALPYYSNEVILMLHATSVAFTATIPDILKVARDANAATFMTFQAFGIAGLLYLALSFGLVGAFRLAEKRWLSFLGPAH is encoded by the coding sequence ATGATCGAGTTGATTGCCGAATACTGGAAACCCTTTCTGTTCAGCGACGGCTACAACCTCACCGGATTGGCGATGACCTTGTGGCTGCTGGTGGCGAGCATTGTGATGGGGTTCTTCCTGTCGTTGCCATTGGCGATCATGCGCACTTCGCGCTGGGGCCTGCTGCGCTGGCCGGTTCAGCTGTTCACTTATGTGTTTCGCGGCACGCCGCTGTATATCCAGTTGCTGATTTGCTACAGCGGGATCTATGGCATCGCTGTGGTCCGCTCGCAACCGCTGCTCGAAGCGTTCTTTCGCGATGCGATGAATTGCACCTTGCTGGCGTTCACGCTCAACACCTGCGCCTACACCGTGGAAATCTTCGCCGGGGCGATTCGCAGCATTCCTTACGGTGAGATCGAGGCGGCCCATGCTTATGGCATGAGCGGCTGGCGCCTGTACCTGCGGCTGATCCTGCCTTCGGCGTTGCGCCGGGCGCTGCCGTATTACAGCAACGAAGTGATCCTGATGTTGCACGCCACGTCGGTGGCGTTCACCGCGACCATCCCCGACATCCTCAAAGTTGCCCGTGACGCCAATGCCGCGACCTTCATGACCTTTCAGGCCTTCGGCATTGCCGGCCTGCTGTACCTCGCGCTGTCGTTCGGGCTGGTCGGCGCGTTTCGTCTGGCAGAGAAGCGCTGGTTGAGCTTCCTCGGGCCGGCGCACTAA
- a CDS encoding SDR family NAD(P)-dependent oxidoreductase, whose amino-acid sequence MQIENKIFLVTGGASGLGAATAEMLVAAGAKVMLVDMNAEAVAAQAARLGAQSVVADISNEAAAEAAVQATVKAFGGLNGLVNCAGIVRGEKILGKNGPHGLASFSQVINVNLIGSFNMLRLAAAAIAETEADEDGERGVIINTASVAAFDGQIGQAAYSASKGAIASLTLPAARELARFGIRVMTIAPGIFETPMMAGMTPQVRESLAAGVPFPQRLGKPGEYAALARHIIENSMLNGEVIRLDGALRMAAK is encoded by the coding sequence ATGCAGATCGAAAACAAGATTTTTCTCGTCACCGGCGGTGCATCCGGCCTCGGTGCCGCCACTGCGGAAATGCTGGTGGCGGCTGGCGCCAAGGTGATGCTGGTGGACATGAACGCCGAAGCCGTCGCGGCCCAGGCTGCACGTCTCGGCGCGCAAAGCGTGGTGGCGGATATCAGCAACGAAGCAGCAGCCGAAGCGGCGGTGCAGGCGACGGTCAAAGCGTTTGGCGGCCTCAATGGTCTGGTCAATTGCGCCGGCATCGTCCGTGGCGAGAAGATCCTCGGCAAGAACGGCCCCCATGGGTTGGCCAGTTTCAGCCAGGTGATCAACGTCAACCTGATCGGCAGTTTCAACATGCTGCGCCTGGCGGCGGCGGCGATTGCCGAAACCGAAGCCGATGAAGACGGCGAGCGCGGCGTGATCATCAACACCGCGTCGGTCGCGGCCTTCGACGGCCAGATCGGCCAGGCCGCGTACTCGGCCTCGAAAGGCGCGATTGCCAGCCTGACCTTGCCCGCCGCCCGTGAACTGGCACGCTTCGGCATTCGCGTGATGACCATCGCACCGGGCATTTTCGAAACCCCGATGATGGCCGGCATGACACCGCAAGTGCGCGAGTCTTTGGCCGCTGGCGTGCCGTTTCCACAGCGATTGGGCAAGCCGGGCGAGTACGCCGCGCTGGCCAGGCATATCATAGAAAACAGCATGCTCAACGGCGAGGTGATCCGTCTCGACGGTGCCTTGCGCATGGCCGCCAAATAA
- a CDS encoding enoyl-CoA hydratase/isomerase family protein: MTAQVSSPTTQPMDATQNEVLAEVRNHIGHLTLNRPAGLNAITLKMIRSLQQQLDAWAQDPQVRAVVLRGAGEKAFCAGGDIRSLYDSFKSGDTLHEDFFVEEYALDLAIHHYRKPVLALMDGFVLGGGMGLVQGADLRVVTERSRLAMPEVAIGYFPDVGGSHFLPRVPGELGIYLGVTGVQIRAADALYCGLADWYLESEKLGTLDEQLDHLEWHNTPLKDLQGVLAKLAVQQLPDAPLIALRPAIDHFFALPDVPSMVEQLRAVTVADSHEWAMATADLLESRSPLAMGVTLAMLRRGRHLSLEQCFALELHLDRQWFERGDLIEGVRALLIDKDKNPRWNPPTLQALDAEHVASFFTGYDPSWS, encoded by the coding sequence ATGACTGCTCAGGTTTCATCCCCGACAACACAGCCCATGGATGCCACGCAAAACGAAGTGTTGGCCGAGGTTCGCAATCACATCGGTCACCTGACCCTCAATCGCCCCGCCGGCCTCAACGCCATTACCCTGAAGATGATTCGCAGCCTGCAACAGCAGCTCGATGCCTGGGCACAAGATCCGCAAGTGCGCGCGGTGGTGTTGCGCGGTGCCGGTGAGAAAGCGTTCTGTGCCGGCGGCGATATTCGCTCGCTGTACGACAGTTTCAAAAGCGGCGACACCCTGCACGAAGACTTCTTCGTCGAGGAATACGCCCTCGACCTTGCCATCCATCACTATCGCAAACCGGTCCTGGCCTTGATGGACGGCTTTGTGCTGGGCGGTGGCATGGGGCTGGTGCAAGGCGCCGATTTGCGGGTGGTCACCGAGCGCAGCCGTCTGGCGATGCCGGAAGTGGCCATCGGTTATTTCCCGGATGTCGGTGGCAGCCACTTCCTGCCACGCGTTCCCGGTGAGCTGGGTATTTATCTCGGCGTCACTGGCGTACAGATTCGCGCCGCCGATGCGCTCTATTGCGGCCTCGCTGACTGGTACCTGGAAAGCGAAAAACTGGGCACGCTGGACGAGCAACTCGATCACCTCGAATGGCACAACACGCCGCTCAAGGATCTTCAAGGTGTGCTGGCGAAACTCGCCGTGCAACAACTGCCCGATGCGCCATTGATTGCGTTGCGCCCGGCTATCGATCACTTCTTCGCCCTGCCCGATGTGCCGAGTATGGTGGAACAACTGCGTGCAGTGACCGTCGCCGACAGCCACGAGTGGGCCATGGCCACCGCCGACTTGCTGGAAAGCCGTTCACCGCTGGCCATGGGCGTGACCCTGGCAATGCTGCGGCGCGGTCGGCACCTGAGCCTGGAACAGTGCTTCGCCCTCGAACTGCACCTGGATCGCCAGTGGTTCGAACGCGGTGACCTGATCGAAGGCGTGCGCGCCTTGCTGATCGACAAAGACAAGAACCCGCGCTGGAACCCGCCGACCTTGCAGGCGTTGGACGCCGAGCACGTCGCGAGTTTTTTCACCGGGTACGACCCAAGCTGGAGCTGA
- a CDS encoding acyl-CoA dehydrogenase, which produces MIPNDEQLQISDAARQFAQERLKPFAAEWDREHRFPKEAISEMADLGFFGMLVPEQWGGCDTGYLAYAMALEEIAAGDGACSTIMSVHNSVGCVPILKFGNDDQKERFLKPLASGAMLGAFALTEPQAGSDASSLKTRARLDGDHYVLNGCKQFITSGQNAGVVIVFAVTDPTAGKRGITALIVPTDSPGYKVARVEDKLGQHASDTCQILFEDVKVPVANRLGEEGEGYKIALANLEGGRVGIASQSVGMARAAFEAARDYARERESFGKPIIEHQAVAFRLADMATQIAVARQMVHYAAALRDSGKPALVEASMAKLFASEMAEKVCSSALQTLGGYGYLNDFPLERIYRDVRVCQIYEGTSDIQRMVISRNL; this is translated from the coding sequence ATGATTCCCAATGACGAACAACTTCAGATCAGCGACGCGGCCCGGCAGTTTGCCCAGGAACGGCTGAAACCGTTCGCCGCCGAATGGGACCGTGAACATCGCTTCCCCAAGGAAGCCATCAGCGAGATGGCCGACCTGGGTTTCTTCGGCATGCTGGTGCCGGAGCAGTGGGGCGGTTGCGACACCGGTTACCTGGCCTACGCCATGGCCCTGGAAGAAATCGCTGCCGGCGATGGCGCCTGCTCGACCATCATGAGCGTGCACAACTCGGTGGGTTGCGTGCCGATCCTCAAGTTCGGCAACGACGACCAGAAAGAACGCTTCCTCAAACCGCTGGCCAGCGGCGCGATGCTCGGTGCGTTTGCGCTGACCGAACCGCAAGCCGGCTCCGATGCCAGCAGCCTGAAAACACGCGCCCGGCTGGACGGCGATCACTATGTACTCAACGGCTGCAAGCAGTTCATCACCTCCGGGCAAAACGCCGGGGTGGTGATTGTGTTTGCGGTGACCGACCCGACTGCCGGCAAACGCGGGATCACCGCGCTGATCGTGCCCACCGATTCGCCGGGCTATAAAGTCGCGCGGGTCGAAGACAAGCTTGGCCAACATGCTTCCGATACCTGCCAGATCCTCTTCGAGGATGTGAAAGTCCCGGTGGCCAATCGACTGGGTGAGGAGGGCGAAGGCTACAAGATCGCCCTGGCCAACCTCGAAGGCGGCCGCGTCGGCATTGCCTCGCAATCGGTGGGCATGGCCCGCGCCGCGTTCGAAGCGGCCCGCGACTACGCCCGTGAACGCGAGAGTTTCGGCAAGCCGATCATCGAACACCAGGCGGTAGCCTTCCGCCTGGCAGACATGGCCACCCAGATCGCCGTGGCCCGGCAGATGGTGCATTACGCGGCGGCATTGCGCGACAGCGGCAAGCCGGCGCTGGTCGAAGCGTCTATGGCCAAGCTGTTCGCTTCGGAAATGGCCGAAAAGGTCTGCTCCTCGGCGTTGCAAACCCTTGGCGGTTACGGTTACCTGAACGACTTCCCGCTGGAGCGGATCTACCGCGACGTGCGGGTGTGTCAGATCTACGAAGGCACCAGCGACATTCAGCGCATGGTCATTTCGCGCAATCTTTGA
- a CDS encoding acyl-CoA dehydrogenase family protein: MHDIELSEEQVMIRDMARDFARGEIAPHAQAWEKAGWIDDGLVAKMGELGLLGMVVPEEWGGTYVDYVAYALAVEEISAGDGATGALMSIHNSVGCGPVLNYGTEEQKQQWLPDLASGQAIGCFCLTEPQAGSEAHNLRTRAELRDGQWVINGAKQFVSNGKRAKLAIVFAVTDPELGKRGISAFLVPTETAGFIVDRSEHKMGIRASDTCAVTLNNCTIPEANLLGERGKGLAIALSNLEGGRIGIAAQALGIARAAFEAALAYARDRVQFDKPIIEHQSIANMLADMHTRLNAARLLILHAARLRSAGKPCLSEASQAKLFASEMAEKVCSSAIQIHGGYGYLEDYPVERYYRDARITQIYEGSSEIQRMVIARELKHYLV, translated from the coding sequence ATGCACGATATCGAATTGAGCGAAGAGCAAGTGATGATCCGCGACATGGCCCGGGATTTTGCCCGCGGCGAAATCGCGCCCCATGCACAGGCCTGGGAAAAGGCTGGCTGGATCGATGACGGTCTGGTGGCGAAGATGGGTGAACTGGGTCTGCTGGGCATGGTGGTGCCCGAGGAATGGGGCGGCACCTATGTCGACTACGTGGCCTACGCCTTGGCGGTGGAAGAGATTTCCGCCGGTGATGGCGCCACTGGCGCACTGATGAGCATCCACAACTCCGTGGGCTGCGGGCCGGTGCTCAATTACGGCACCGAAGAACAGAAACAGCAATGGCTGCCGGACCTTGCCAGCGGCCAGGCCATCGGTTGCTTCTGTCTCACCGAACCCCAGGCCGGTTCCGAAGCCCACAACCTGCGCACTCGCGCCGAACTGCGCGACGGCCAGTGGGTGATCAACGGCGCCAAGCAATTCGTCAGCAATGGCAAACGGGCGAAACTGGCGATCGTTTTCGCCGTGACCGATCCGGAGCTGGGCAAACGCGGCATCTCGGCGTTCCTGGTGCCGACCGAAACAGCGGGGTTCATCGTCGACCGCAGTGAACACAAGATGGGCATCCGCGCTTCCGATACCTGCGCTGTCACCCTGAACAATTGCACGATTCCCGAGGCGAATTTGCTGGGTGAACGCGGCAAAGGCCTGGCCATCGCCCTCTCCAACCTCGAAGGCGGCCGCATCGGCATCGCCGCGCAAGCCTTGGGCATCGCCCGGGCAGCATTCGAAGCGGCGCTGGCCTACGCGCGGGATCGGGTGCAGTTCGACAAGCCGATCATCGAGCACCAAAGCATCGCCAACATGCTGGCCGACATGCACACCCGGTTGAACGCCGCGCGCTTGCTGATCCTGCACGCCGCGCGCTTGCGCAGTGCTGGCAAGCCGTGCCTGTCGGAGGCTTCACAGGCCAAGCTGTTTGCATCCGAGATGGCCGAGAAGGTCTGCTCGTCGGCGATACAGATTCATGGCGGGTACGGGTATCTGGAGGATTACCCGGTGGAGCGTTACTACCGGGATGCGCGGATCACGCAGATTTATGAAGGGTCGAGCGAGATACAGCGGATGGTGATTGCCCGGGAGCTCAAGCACTACCTGGTCTAG
- a CDS encoding acetyl-CoA C-acyltransferase, whose product MTLSNDPIVIVSAVRTPMGGFQGELKSLTAPQLGAAAIRAAVERAGIAPESVEEVLFGCVLSAGLGQAPARQAALGAGLDKSTRCTTLNKMCGSGMEATILAHDMLIAGSADVVVAGGMESMSNAPYLLDRARSGYRMGHGRVLDHMFLDGLEDAYDKGRLMGTFAEDCAETNGFSREAQDAFAIASTTRAQQAIKDGSFTAEIVPLTVTVGKEQVLISHDEQPPKAKLDKIASLKPAFRDGGTVTAANSSSISDGAAALVLMRRSEAEKQGLKPLAVIHGHAAFADTPGLFPVAPVGAIKKLMKKTGWSLDEVELFEVNEAFAVVSLVTMTKLEIPHEKINVHGGACALGHPIGASGARILVTLLSALRQKGLKRGVAAICIGGGEATAMAVECLY is encoded by the coding sequence ATGACACTGTCCAACGATCCGATTGTTATTGTCAGCGCCGTCCGCACCCCGATGGGCGGTTTCCAGGGCGAACTGAAAAGCCTGACCGCGCCGCAACTGGGCGCCGCCGCGATTCGTGCTGCCGTAGAGCGCGCCGGTATCGCCCCTGAGTCCGTAGAAGAAGTGTTGTTCGGCTGCGTGCTCTCCGCCGGCCTCGGTCAGGCCCCGGCGCGGCAAGCGGCACTGGGCGCCGGGCTGGATAAATCGACCCGTTGCACGACGCTGAACAAAATGTGCGGCTCGGGCATGGAAGCCACGATCCTGGCCCACGACATGCTGATCGCCGGCAGTGCCGATGTGGTGGTCGCTGGCGGCATGGAAAGCATGTCCAACGCCCCGTATCTGCTGGACCGTGCCCGCAGCGGTTACCGCATGGGCCACGGCCGGGTGCTCGATCACATGTTCCTTGACGGTCTGGAAGATGCCTACGACAAGGGCCGCCTGATGGGCACCTTTGCCGAGGATTGCGCTGAAACCAACGGCTTCAGCCGCGAAGCTCAGGACGCCTTTGCCATCGCCTCGACCACCCGCGCGCAGCAGGCGATCAAGGACGGCAGCTTCACGGCCGAGATCGTGCCGCTCACCGTGACCGTCGGCAAAGAGCAGGTGCTGATCAGTCACGACGAACAGCCACCGAAAGCCAAGCTGGACAAAATCGCCTCGCTGAAACCAGCGTTCCGCGACGGCGGCACCGTGACGGCGGCGAACTCCAGCTCGATCTCGGACGGCGCGGCGGCACTGGTGCTGATGCGTCGTTCCGAAGCCGAAAAACAAGGCCTGAAACCGCTGGCGGTGATTCACGGCCACGCCGCGTTTGCCGACACACCGGGGCTGTTCCCGGTGGCACCGGTGGGCGCGATCAAGAAGTTGATGAAAAAAACCGGCTGGTCCCTGGACGAAGTCGAGTTGTTCGAAGTCAACGAAGCCTTCGCGGTGGTGAGTCTGGTGACCATGACCAAACTGGAAATCCCCCACGAGAAGATCAACGTCCACGGCGGTGCCTGCGCTTTGGGTCACCCGATCGGTGCTTCTGGCGCGCGGATCCTCGTGACCTTGCTCTCGGCCCTGCGCCAGAAAGGCTTGAAGCGCGGCGTTGCAGCGATCTGCATTGGCGGCGGTGAAGCCACGGCCATGGCTGTGGAGTGCCTGTACTGA
- the ctlX gene encoding citrulline utilization hydrolase CtlX encodes MQTTNTVLMIRPTRFSFNQDTAANNRFQRPADVSEDVQLKALQEFDGYVAALRSHGVEVLVHNDLEAPHTPDSIFPNNWWSSHPDGTLVLYPMQGHNRRLERDKGVLDWLRDEYRVEQLLDLSSLEQQEVFLEGTGSMVLDRQQRICYAGYSTRTHARALDQLVDHLGYELCAFNAVDRQGVAIYHTNVMMSVGTQLAIACLASVTRPDERLALRSRLEDSGKKVIALDWAQLESFAGNMLEVHNAAGEPLLVMSRAAWQSLDVAQRRLIETHTTPLPVNIDTIERIGGGSARCMLAEVYLSKRQSQPAQEQVR; translated from the coding sequence ATGCAAACCACCAATACCGTTTTGATGATTCGCCCGACACGTTTCTCGTTCAATCAGGACACGGCGGCGAACAACCGTTTCCAGCGCCCGGCCGATGTGTCCGAGGACGTGCAGCTCAAGGCCTTGCAAGAGTTCGATGGCTACGTCGCCGCGCTGCGCAGCCACGGCGTCGAAGTGCTGGTGCATAACGACCTCGAAGCCCCGCACACCCCCGATTCGATCTTTCCCAACAACTGGTGGAGCAGCCACCCCGACGGCACGTTGGTGCTGTACCCGATGCAAGGCCACAACCGCCGTCTGGAGCGCGATAAAGGTGTGCTCGACTGGCTGCGGGACGAATACCGCGTCGAGCAGTTGTTGGACCTTTCCAGCCTGGAACAGCAAGAAGTGTTCCTCGAAGGCACCGGCAGCATGGTGCTGGACCGACAGCAGCGGATTTGTTACGCCGGCTATTCCACGCGTACCCACGCTCGGGCGCTGGATCAACTGGTCGACCATTTGGGTTACGAGCTGTGTGCCTTCAATGCGGTGGACCGCCAGGGCGTGGCGATTTATCACACCAACGTGATGATGAGTGTCGGCACCCAGCTGGCGATTGCGTGCCTTGCCTCCGTCACTCGTCCGGATGAACGCCTGGCCCTGCGCTCACGGCTGGAAGACAGCGGTAAAAAGGTGATCGCTCTGGACTGGGCGCAGCTGGAGTCGTTTGCCGGCAACATGCTGGAAGTCCACAACGCTGCGGGCGAACCCTTGCTGGTGATGTCGCGCGCGGCCTGGCAATCGCTGGATGTCGCTCAGCGCCGTTTGATCGAAACCCACACCACGCCGCTGCCGGTGAACATCGACACCATCGAACGCATCGGCGGCGGCAGCGCGCGCTGCATGTTGGCCGAAGTCTATCTATCTAAACGTCAGTCCCAACCTGCCCAGGAGCAAGTGCGATGA
- a CDS encoding enoyl-CoA hydratase: MNYETILLETHGRVGLITLNRPQALNALNAQLVSELNHALDGLEADSNIGCIVLTGSKKAFAAGADIKEMAELTYPQIYLDDLFSDSDRVANRRKPIIAAVNGFALGGGCELALMCDFILAGDNAKFGQPEINLGVLPGMGGTQRLTRAVGKAKAMEMCLSGRLIDAVEAERCGIVARIVPADELLEEALKVAALIAKKSLPIAMMIKESVNRAFEVSLSEGVRFERRVFHAAFATQDQKEGMAAFIAKREAEFVGK, encoded by the coding sequence ATGAACTACGAAACGATTCTGCTGGAAACCCACGGTCGCGTTGGGCTGATCACCCTCAACCGTCCGCAAGCGCTGAACGCGTTGAATGCCCAACTCGTCAGTGAACTGAACCACGCCCTCGATGGCCTGGAAGCCGATTCGAACATCGGTTGCATCGTGCTGACCGGCTCGAAAAAAGCCTTCGCCGCCGGTGCCGACATCAAGGAAATGGCCGAGCTGACCTACCCGCAGATCTACCTCGACGACTTGTTCAGTGACAGCGATCGCGTGGCCAACCGCCGCAAGCCGATCATTGCCGCGGTCAACGGTTTTGCCTTGGGCGGTGGTTGTGAACTGGCGTTGATGTGCGACTTCATTCTGGCGGGCGACAATGCCAAATTCGGTCAGCCGGAAATCAACCTCGGCGTACTGCCTGGCATGGGCGGCACCCAGCGCCTGACCCGTGCAGTGGGCAAGGCCAAGGCCATGGAAATGTGCCTGAGCGGGCGTTTGATTGATGCAGTGGAAGCGGAGCGTTGCGGCATTGTGGCGCGCATCGTGCCGGCGGATGAGCTATTGGAAGAAGCATTGAAAGTCGCGGCGCTGATTGCCAAGAAGTCGCTGCCGATTGCGATGATGATCAAGGAAAGCGTCAACCGCGCCTTTGAAGTCAGCCTGTCGGAAGGTGTGCGCTTTGAACGCCGGGTGTTCCATGCGGCGTTTGCGACGCAGGATCAGAAGGAAGGGATGGCGGCGTTTATTGCCAAGCGTGAGGCGGAGTTCGTCGGCAAGTAA
- a CDS encoding ABC transporter permease, which translates to MNSFLNLIGVDLSALQGYGPLLLHGTWVTLKLSALSLLVSMVLGLLGAAAKLSPLKMLNLPATFYTTLIRGVPDLVLMLLIFYSLQGWLSSLTEAMDWPYMEIDPFVAGVVTLGFIYGAYFTETFRGAIMSVPRGQQEAAACFGLNRWQRFRFVVFPQMMRFALPSLGNNWLVLLKATALVSIIGLSDLVKVAQEAGKSTFNMLDFLLLAGALYLLITSASNYVLRVLERRYNQGVRGMAR; encoded by the coding sequence GTGAATTCCTTCCTGAATCTGATCGGGGTCGATCTTTCGGCCCTGCAAGGCTATGGCCCTTTGTTGCTGCATGGCACCTGGGTCACCCTCAAATTATCGGCGCTGTCGCTGCTGGTGAGCATGGTGCTGGGGTTGCTCGGCGCGGCGGCCAAGCTGTCGCCGCTGAAAATGTTGAACCTGCCCGCGACCTTCTACACGACGCTGATTCGCGGAGTGCCGGACCTGGTGCTGATGCTGCTGATTTTCTACAGCCTGCAAGGCTGGCTGAGCAGTCTGACCGAGGCGATGGACTGGCCTTACATGGAAATCGATCCATTTGTGGCCGGCGTCGTCACCCTCGGCTTCATCTACGGCGCGTATTTCACCGAGACTTTTCGCGGGGCGATCATGAGCGTGCCACGCGGCCAACAGGAAGCCGCCGCCTGCTTTGGCCTGAACCGCTGGCAGCGTTTTCGCTTCGTGGTCTTTCCGCAAATGATGCGCTTCGCCTTGCCGAGCCTGGGCAACAACTGGCTGGTGCTGCTCAAGGCCACGGCGCTGGTGTCGATCATCGGTTTATCGGACCTGGTCAAGGTGGCGCAGGAGGCCGGCAAAAGCACCTTCAACATGCTCGATTTTCTGCTGCTGGCGGGGGCGCTGTACCTGCTGATCACCAGCGCGTCGAACTACGTATTACGAGTGCTCGAACGGCGTTATAACCAGGGCGTTAGGGGGATGGCGCGATGA
- a CDS encoding ABC transporter ATP-binding protein, with protein MYKLTVENLYKRFGDNEVLKGVSLNARAGDVVSMIGASGSGKSTMLRCINFLERADEGAIELDGERVITRSGAGGMRVANPAQLQRLRTRLAMVFQHFNLWSHLTVLENIILAPCRVLGVSRKAAEESARAYLDKVGLPQRVADQYPAFLSGGQQQRVAIARALAVEPEILLFDEPTSALDPELVGEVLKVIQALAEEGRTMLMVTHEMGFARQVSSQVLFLHQGRVEEQGDATILDQPKSERLQQFLSGRLK; from the coding sequence ATGTACAAACTCACGGTTGAAAATCTGTACAAACGTTTTGGTGACAATGAAGTGCTCAAAGGCGTCTCGTTGAACGCACGGGCCGGCGATGTGGTGAGCATGATCGGTGCCAGCGGTTCGGGTAAAAGCACCATGCTGCGCTGCATCAATTTTCTGGAGCGGGCGGACGAGGGCGCCATCGAACTGGACGGTGAGCGCGTCATCACTCGCTCGGGTGCTGGCGGCATGCGAGTCGCCAACCCGGCGCAGTTGCAGCGCTTGCGCACGCGTCTGGCGATGGTGTTCCAGCATTTCAATCTGTGGAGCCATCTGACCGTACTGGAAAACATCATACTGGCGCCGTGTCGGGTGCTGGGCGTGAGCCGCAAGGCAGCCGAAGAGAGCGCGCGGGCGTATCTGGACAAGGTCGGTTTGCCGCAACGGGTGGCTGATCAATACCCGGCGTTTCTGTCCGGCGGGCAACAACAGCGCGTGGCGATTGCCCGGGCGTTGGCCGTGGAGCCGGAGATTCTGTTGTTCGACGAGCCGACCTCGGCCCTCGACCCGGAACTGGTGGGCGAGGTGCTGAAGGTGATTCAGGCGCTGGCCGAAGAAGGCCGGACCATGTTGATGGTGACCCACGAAATGGGCTTTGCCCGGCAAGTCTCCAGCCAGGTGTTGTTCTTGCATCAGGGGCGGGTCGAGGAGCAAGGTGATGCAACCATCCTCGACCAGCCAAAGAGTGAACGTTTACAGCAATTCCTATCGGGTCGTTTGAAGTGA